One genomic segment of Huiozyma naganishii CBS 8797 chromosome 8, complete genome includes these proteins:
- the DMA1 gene encoding ubiquitin-conjugating protein DMA1 (similar to Saccharomyces cerevisiae DMA1 (YHR115C) and DMA2 (YNL116W); ancestral locus Anc_2.157) — protein sequence MYTPIPISNRTATASAASSNNNTAPNSGNVSPSNGPGTANGHPAALDSFGIALTDRPYNPTPSNSNNNGGNNNTRFSALLNSFGGRQQSPPNAAANMNNPFRNSNNNTPTTTNQQVGLIGAESLNQLPISITVNSNNNADANPADNLVSLEDPVAQTVNRHISTLIDSYGAGPMPTSYEGGSSHRGPGASAAASAAVAAADVDREGYFSTTGRHETAGLDPASGGTTILKNLKHYVYAADEPNAARTLELNLPDGFELPPPLPANELKKRKDRHGLFSIRLTPFIDTVATSNQGLFFEPIIRAAGPGSQLVIGRYTERVRDTISKVQEQYHPVVFKSKVISRAHGIFKVDDQGNWFIRDVKSSSGTFLNHQRLSPASTLSRDFILHDADILQLGMDFRGGTEEIYRCVKMRVELNKSWKRKANAFNKEALKRIKHLQKISNGGVEQEEEDCSICLSKIKPCQAIFISPCSHSWHFHCVRRLVMLSYPQFVCPNCRSACDLEATLESSDEDDDDDEDNNDEQQQQKRTDHSEFIDPYQEINLSSDDADFAMH from the coding sequence atgtatacCCCCATACCTATATCGAACAGAACTGCTACTGCCAGTGCCGCTTCCAGTAATAACAATACTGCTCCGAACTCGGGTAATGTTTCTCCCTCGAATGGTCCAGGGACAGCTAACGGTCATCCTGCGGCATTGGACTCGTTTGGGATCGCTTTGACAGACAGACCGTACAACCCAACACccagcaacagcaataacAACGGTgggaacaacaacactaGGTTTAGCGCGTTGCTGAACTCGTTTGGTGGTAGACAACAGAGTCCGCCAAATGCAGCTGCAAACATGAATAACCCGTTCAGAAACagtaacaacaacacacCAACGACCACGAACCAGCAAGTGGGACTCATCGGTGCGGAGTCCTTGAATCAACTGCCCATTTCAATAACTGTGAACAGTAACAATAATGCGGATGCAAACCCTGCTGATAACTTGGTCTCGCTCGAAGATCCAGTCGCACAGACGGTCAACCGCCACATATCTACGTTGATCGACTCGTACGGTGCTGGTCCAATGCCCACTAGCTACGAGGGCGGCTCGAGTCACAGGGGTCCAGGGgcatcagcagcagcatcagcagcagtcgcagcagcagatgTGGATAGGGAGGGATACTTCTCCACCACGGGACGCCACGAGACTGCAGGACTCGACCCTGCCAGTGGAGGCACcaccattttgaaaaacttgaaacaCTACGTGTATGCAGCGGACGAACCCAATGCCGCGCGGACACTCGAACTGAATCTACCAGACGGGTTCGAATTGCCACCTCCTTTACCCGCAAACGAGTtaaagaagaggaaggaCAGACACGGGCTGTTCAGCATCCGGTTGACACCTTTCATCGACACCGTCGCGACGTCGAACCAGGGCTTGTTTTTTGAGCCCATTATTAGGGCTGCTGGGCCCGGGTCGCAACTGGTTATTGGCAGGTACACGGAGCGTGTCAGGGACACGATTTCAAAAGTGCAGGAACAGTATCACCCAGTGGTGTTCAAATCAAAAGTCATCTCGAGGGCGCATGggatcttcaaagtggatGACCAGGGGAATTGGTTCATCAGAGACGTTAAGTCCTCATCGGGTACTTTCTTGAACCACCAGAGGCTCTCGCCAGCATCAACACTCTCTAGGGACTTCATCTTGCACGACGCTGATATCCTGCAACTGGGGATGGACTTCAGAGGTGGCACAGAGGAGATCTACAGGTGTGTCAAGATGAGGGTCgagttgaacaagtccTGGAAACGCAAAGCCAATGCATTCAACAAGGAGGCCCTCAAACGAATAAAACACTTgcaaaaaatatcaaacgGGGGCGTagagcaagaggaggaagattGCTCAATTTGCTTATCGAAGATAAAACCGTGCCAGGCCATCTTCATCTCGCCTTGTTCACACAGCTGGCATTTCCACTGTGTAAGGAGACTGGTAATGCTGTCGTACCCACAGTTCGTGTGCCCGAATTGTAGATCAGCATGCGACCTGGAGGCTACGTTAGAGAGCagtgatgaagacgacgacgacgacgaagatAACAATGacgaacaacaacaacaaaagcGAACGGATCATTCAGAGTTTATTGACCCTTACCAAGAAATCAACTTAAGCTCTGACGACGCGGATTTTGCAATGCATTAA
- the COX23 gene encoding Cox23p (similar to Saccharomyces cerevisiae COX23 (YHR116W); ancestral locus Anc_2.153) translates to MSDGNGKGDTPAVEGVSGKETVDFAPLGGNPDEFRYFPDTPDSITHKYKFQTKGDSKFYDPCQESSKMSFTCLEQNDYDRSKCKAYFDAYRECKKQWLKARRANKSQWE, encoded by the coding sequence ATGTCTGATGGGAATGGGAAAGGTGATACCCCTGCAGTGGAGGGCGTTTCGGGGAAGGAAACAGTGGATTTTGCACCCTTGGGGGGGAACCCTGACGAGTTCCGGTATTTCCCGGATACACCGGACTCGATCACACACAAATACAAGTTCCAAACGAAGGGGGACAGTAAGTTCTACGACCCGTGCCAGGAGTCCTCGAAGATGAGCTTCACGTGCCTCGAGCAGAACGACTACGACAGGTCTAAATGCAAGGCGTACTTCGACGCCTACAGAGAGTGCAAAAAACAGTGGCTCAAGGCGAGAAGAGCTAATAAGTCCCAGTGGGAGTAA
- the TRS33 gene encoding Trs33p (similar to Saccharomyces cerevisiae TRS33 (YOR115C); ancestral locus Anc_2.160), giving the protein MSQASVPGVANDGTGAVSQQRQYELEQEAMPKLNRTVFQMVLNEIIPMAYAVEVSKTVQKDETGEVAMGSLSLESTVPGDDNTAARRMRSSVMAVYNLAKLAEEDEDKYNSVLKRIESLGTSIGSKISDMLIFAKNPSISFKNMDLLSVMKFICRDVWKHVFGKQIDNLKTNHRGTFYLIDLDYAPIQDFTVEPSVLEEQLSEEDLQIYELKLVEPFLQFPVGIIKGVLHSLGHPLDKVVCLATYADKPKEKSKVGGFPKGINFHVQITNN; this is encoded by the coding sequence ATGTCACAGGCGTCTGTGCCCGGTGTGGCGAATGATGGGACTGGAGCGGTTTCACAGCAGAGGCAGTATGAGCTGGAGCAGGAGGCGATGCCGAAACTAAACAGGACGGTGTTCCAAATGGTGCTGAATGAGATTATACCGATGGCGTACGCCGTAGAGGTGTCCAAGACTGTGCAGAAGGATGAGACCGGTGAAGTGGCTATGGGTTCGCTGTCTTTGGAGAGCACGGTTCCTGGGGACGACAATACTGCTGCTAGAAGGATGAGGTCGTCTGTTATGGCGGTGTACAATCTGGCTAAGTTGGccgaggaggacgaggacaaaTACAACTCTGTCCTTAAGAGGATAGAGTCCTTGGGAACCAGTATTGGGTCGAAGATTAGCGACATGCTGATTTTTGCGAAGAATCCGAGCATTAGCTTCAAGAACATGGACCTTCTGTCCGTGATGAAGTTCATCTGTCGAGACGTTTGGAAGCATGTGTTCGGGAAGCAGATCGACAACTTGAAAACGAACCATAGGGGCACTTTCTACCTTATTGACCTTGATTACGCACCGATACAAGATTTCACTGTGGAGCCTAGTGTACTAGAGGAACAACTTAGCGAGGAGGACTTGCAAATATACGAGCTAAAACTTGTGGAACCCTTCCTACAGTTCCCAGTCGGAATAATAAAGGGCGTACTGCACTCATTGGGCCACCCACTGGATAAAGTTGTGTGTCTTGCGACGTACGCAGACAAACCGAAGGAGAAATCGAAGGTTGGCGGGTTTCCCAAGGGTATAAACTTCCACGTCCAAATAACGAATAATTAA
- the AZF1 gene encoding Azf1p (similar to Saccharomyces cerevisiae AZF1 (YOR113W); ancestral locus Anc_2.162) → MDSGHDSMDHSAAGGEPSGSRDSNENGGGGDGGGGGGQQNHTLSSSQQPRQDSMSFYSNYYIQPRLSTDGAINNFLTFPPSTDNQTTSTSRTATNNPAASFGNRYSVSQTGLPAPAPEFSQFGRGFSIINSFPQQPQQQPAQQQVKLAANQEVPVFKVKYAKNAHQFPSISFPQQDNKRTSLSQEQPDMDLFAGANGGRRDSAFLNYRNSTASQNHPGDSRQNSVFDSIFLPAKGTAQDDATGQGRRRNSVRDPHLEETKKQLQPVPPYSVPQVHSQLFGNEYAQGISAVGEAVQEQPFKKQKPAQKKNSVGKKPRGRRKKTTANRTGDPNLKKEQSSTTMTAAAAAAAVEGGPDDAALLGSTTVDQLMLVIQARQKGVTEQIKTKPNGELILEENPNIIPDKSQLVGGVEKPQNDNHSHSLLPVSLANSGTTDGGLSPISLDNESMASPMSSQSPNESFPAQTPQQQQKKHECPYCHHKFAQTTHLEVHVRSHLGYKPFECQFCGKRFTQGGNLRTHQRLHTGEKPYACQHCSKRFSRKGNLAAHQLTHREVKPFLCKLDNCGKTFAQLGNMKNHQNRFHSQTVLELSNKLAHWNPQTDSIPKKDRELLQYFASIYKNSNKGIKGRGKGSTKIKPSVSPQEHQDLVLMSPALQESLQQHTSSLNTNYTTIPQDLGPNETDKQENYNATRNNKGATSTNRASSRKKNNKMPINPDGNDPTNRTTAGNENVADHGEDGPSTGFEFVDDQGMMNPNVLQDPLVQNQFNFSSGPNTTATNATNGTPVGPINFKHINYKS, encoded by the coding sequence ATGGATAGTGGTCACGATTCAATGGATCACTCCGCTGCAGGTGGTGAGCCAAGTGGGAGTAGAGATAGTAACGAAaacggtggtggtggtgatggtggtggtggtggtggacAGCAGAACCACacactttcttcctcaCAACAGCCTCGCCAGGACTCCATGTCCTTCTACTCAAACTACTACATACAACCAAGACTCTCCACAGACGGGGCTATAAATAACTTTCTCACTTTCCCACCATCAACAGATAACCAAACAACATCAACGTCAAGAACAGCTACAAACAACCCTGCAGCCAGTTTTGGGAACAGGTACAGTGTGTCGCAGACAGGGCTGCCAGCACCAGCTCCAGAGTTTAGTCAGTTTGGTAGAGGGTTCTCCATAATAAACTCGTTCCCTCAACAACCCCAGCAACAACCTGCCCAGCAACAGGTGAAACTCGCTGCTAACCAGGAAGTACCTGTGTTCAAAGTCAAGTATGCCAAAAATGCACACCAGTTCCCAAGTATATCCTTCCCACAGCAGGACAACAAGAGAACGTCCCTCTCGCAGGAACAACCAGATATGGACCTCTTCGCGGGGGCTAACGGTGGTAGAAGAGACTCAGCGTTCCTCAACTACAGGAACTCAACGGCTTCACAGAATCACCCGGGGGACAGCAGGCAGAACTCCGTGTTCGACTCGATATTTCTCCCTGCAAAGGGCACCGCACAGGACGATGCCACGGGGCAGGGCAGAAGGAGGAATTCGGTTAGGGACCCACACCTCGAGGAAACTAAGAAACAATTGCAGCCAGTGCCACCGTACTCTGTCCCACAGGTCCATTCGCAACTGTTTGGGAACGAGTACGCCCAGGGGATCTCGGCTGTTGGTGAGGCGGTGCAGGAACAACCGTTTAAGAAACAGAAGCCGgcccagaagaagaactctGTGGGGAAGAAACCTCGTGGtagaaggaaaaaaacgACAGCGAACAGAACAGGCGACCCTAACCTCAAGAAGGAACAGTCATCCACTACGATGACGGCCGCCGCAGCTGCTGCGGCAGTGGAAGGTGGACCCGATGACGCCGCCTTACTGGGGTCGACCACCGTAGACCAGCTCATGTTAGTCATCCAGGCGAGACAAAAGGGAGTCACGGAACAGATCAAGACGAAACCTAATGGAGAACTCATTCTCGAAGAAAACCCAAATATCATACCGGACAAATCACAACTAGTGGGCGGCGTCGAAAAACCACAGAACGATAACCATTCACATTCACTACTACCGGTATCCCTGGCCAACTCGGGAACAACAGACGGCGGACTCAGCCCGATCTCCCTCGACAACGAAAGCATGGCGAGTCCCATGTCATCACAAAGCCCGAATGAGTCCTTCCCAGCCCAGACgccacagcaacaacagaagaaaCACGAGTGCCCTTACTGCCACCACAAGTTCGCACAGACTACGCACTTGGAGGTCCACGTGAGGTCGCACCTCGGATACAAACCCTTCGAGTGTCAGTTCTGCGGGAAACGGTTCACGCAGGGGGGGAACCTTCGCACACACCAGCGACTGCATACGGGCGAGAAACCTTACGCGTGCCAACACTGCTCCAAGCGGTTTTCCAGAAAGGGCAACCTCGCAGCACACCAACTGACACACAGGGAGGTCAAACCGTTCCTTTGCAAATTGGACAACTGCGGGAAGACGTTCGCCCAGTTGGGGAACATGAAGAACCACCAGAATAGGTTCCACTCACAGACCGTGCTAGAACTGTCCAACAAACTCGCTCACTGGAACCCACAGACGGACTCCATCCCCAAAAAGGACAGGGAACTGCTCCAGTACTTCGCGTCCATCTACAAAAACTCAAACAAGGGCATCAAGGGCAGAGGAAAGGGCAGCACGAAGATAAAACCATCCGTGTCCCCACAGGAACACCAGGACTTAGTCCTCATGAGCCCCGCGCTCCAGGAATCCCTGCAGCAGCACACATCGTCCCTGAACACAAACTACACAACCATCCCGCAGGACTTGGGCCCGAATGAAACGGataaacaagaaaattACAACGCAACTCGCAACAACAAGGGGGCCACCTCCACCAACAGGGCATCATCGCGcaagaaaaataacaaGATGCCAATTAATCCCGACGGTAACGACCCGACCAACAGAACCACCGCGGGCAACGAGAACGTCGCGGATCATGGCGAAGACGGTCCCTCGACAGGGTTTGAGTTTGTCGATGATCAGGGCATGATGAACCCAAACGTTCTACAGGACCCGTTGGTCCAAAACCAATTCAATTTCAGTTCAGGACCCAACACTACCGCTACAAACGCCACAAATGGCACACCAGTAGGACCCATCAACTTCAAGCACATCAACTACAAAAGTTAA
- the BZZ1 gene encoding Bzz1p (similar to Saccharomyces cerevisiae BZZ1 (YHR114W); ancestral locus Anc_2.159) gives MASLSIGNELKDSFEVTDKWVLYNLKWLGEIETFYRERAKLERDYSEKLNRLTTEFLNKKSVSSVALGVGESPTVTPGSVEAASVVAWNEILTQTELVAKDHGQLAVDFDQNVASKLNGLYTKLEMTYGKINGFYGEISDKKKNAYAALDKAKKNYDDSCSNMEAARNKHTKNNNDRSKRKMEEKEVEMNDAKNEYLIKISQANRIKDKYYFQDIPEAVDLLQDLHEAKILFLNDTWKHASKLEVAFTGRVAKRLEAASGVVAQNKPSLGTAMFIKHNTKNWKEPADFKYKPSPVWHEEGDFAVPSTQEVRSLKIKLAEAENTYNKYHDMTQGDMAKLAQFNKQKQQLKSNEDTMDSAKFYENLKSYLRDVSPFTSHETLKLLAEVCIESIQNNVPDQYDLSTNDVNIHDTKKKGGLFSKLKKNLLNPDSNHNRPTSTGHKLDIFGSVGGGGSRNKNRNSTVSTAGSTAADSHSAYTVDTTTTSAGSATAGQHSSGPQASSSDEENKVLYAYTQQDDDEISVTPGDVIELVTPDSGSGWTQIRNVTTGAEGLVPTTYISVRESGRRPPTVPPPRRNTLSMRTVTAQYAYVAQGDDELSLEAGDVVKVIKGDDGSGWTYGELDGAKGLIPTSYCK, from the coding sequence ATGGCTTCTCTATCGATTGGGAAtgagttgaaggactccTTCGAGGTGACGGACAAGTGGGTGCTGTACAATCTAAAATGGCTCGGCGAGATTGAGACTTTCTATAGGGAGAGGGCGAAGCTGGAAAGGGACTACAGcgagaagttgaacaggCTGACCACAGAGtttctgaacaagaaatccGTGTCCAGCGTTGCATTAGGGGTTGGCGAAAGTCCCACGGTTACGCCCGGGTCCGTGGAGGCGGCCAGTGTGGTGGCATGGAACGAGATATTGACGCAAACAGAACTCGTCGCCAAGGATCACGGCCAGTTGGCTGTCGATTTCGACCAGAATGTGGCCTCAAAGCTGAACGGGCTGTACACGAAACTGGAAATGACTTACGGGAAGATCAACGGGTTCTACGGCGAGATTAGcgacaagaagaagaacgcgTACGCTGCCCTCGATAAAGCGAAGAAGAATTACGACGATTCCTGTTCCAACATGGAGGCAGCTAGGAACAAGCACACCAAGAACAATAATGACAGAAGTAAAAGGAAGatggaagaaaaagaggtCGAAATGAACGACGCAAAGAACGAGTACCTGATCAAAATCAGCCAGGCAAACAGAATCAAGGATAAGTACTATTTCCAGGATATCCCTGAAGCTGTGGACTTATTACAGGATTTGCACGAGGCGAAGATTCTATTCTTGAACGACACGTGGAAACACGCTTCAAAACTGGAGGTGGCATTCACTGGAAGAGTCGCCAAAAGATTGGAGGCCGCAAGCGGCGTTGTAGCCCAGAACAAACCTTCTCTCGGGACAGCCATGTTcatcaaacacaacacCAAAAATTGGAAGGAACCTGCTGATTTCAAATACAAACCTTCCCCAGTATGGCATGAGGAAGGAGATTTTGCTGTCCCTTCGACCCAAGAAGTAAGGTCTTTGAAGATCAAGCTTGCCGAAGCAGAAAATACTTACAACAAGTACCACGATATGACGCAGGGAGATATGGCCAAACTGGCACAGTTCAATAAGCAAAAGCAGCAGCTTAAGTCCAATGAGGACACCATGGATTCCGCTAAGTTCTATGAGAACTTGAAAAGCTACCTGCGTGACGTGAGCCCCTTCACCTCCCACGAGACGCTGAAACTACTGGCAGAGGTATGCATAGAGAGCATTCAGAACAACGTCCCTGATCAATACGACTTGAGCACGAATGACGTAAACATACACGacacgaagaagaaaggtgGGCTGTTTtccaagttgaagaagaacttgCTGAACCCAGATTCGAACCACAACAGGCCCACATCCACAGGTCACAAACTTGATATATTTGGCAGTGTTGGTGGCGGTGGTAGCCGGAACAAAAACCGAAACAGCACCGTGTCCACTGCCGGGTCAACCGCTGCAGACTCGCATTCCGCGTACACTGTCGACACAACCACTACATCTGCCGGGTCCGCAACTGCGGGACAACATTCAAGCGGTCCACAagccagcagcagcgacgaagaaaataaagTTCTGTACGCGTACACTCAAcaggatgacgatgagaTCAGTGTGACACCGGGGGACGTGATCGAGCTAGTCACGCCGGATTCTGGATCAGGGTGGACTCAGATCCGCAACGTCACAACGGGCGCTGAGGGGCTAGTCCCCACGACATATATATCCGTGAGGGAATCGGGCAGGCGGCCTCCAACCGTGCCCCCTCCTAGGAGGAATACTTTGTCGATGAGAACTGTGACTGCGCAGTACGCGTACGTGGCGCAGGGCGATGACGAACTAAGCTTGGAGGCAGGTGATGTAGTGAAAGTCATCAAGGGGGACGACGGGAGCGGCTGGACGTATGGGGAACTCGATGGCGCCAAAGGGTTGATACCTACTAGCTACTGCAAGTAA
- the CEX1 gene encoding COPI-interacting protein CEX1 (similar to Saccharomyces cerevisiae CEX1 (YOR112W); ancestral locus Anc_2.165) has product MNFGSLFKNLANFQFPYTIESEPYHSTPLWDLYRGQRKKDSHDVTVFKAKCDGAAGSNCDELIMHAMHMIKVIRVPGICPLLDVFDSNGPDALFIVTEAVTPLSTALGEAGIGEAGLLLGLHDLFRLFQVLEPLFYIGNLSLENLFVDKQGNWVLFGLECCYEKAPEKFDRFKFKDYIKMWRGLHGFPPVADGAKSLDPSLIDAIALGELIEALFEAAKVRIPSDWGKYVQGLAQGRMTLTGFIQRVEQTATWRGNPLLPIYDELKLFHIKDAHSKLQIMQKFEQYYFRGGTRSLASQFTPGFIGQLIVPELVECLSWILNQENGLIVFNRTLVKLLTVVLSLVVEAREISELSEGMKDMLYLCSKLTDRQIRFVMLIFLPRLLEKFPKQLDFSGRIFPFYLQGMLDTDATLRLQTLKTIPYIIGELTERQLNNEILRSIAKTQVDANEEIRMWTVLTIVEISDRLSGVSNRDGVLATIYTKSLRDPSISTRLAALYGLKMSIGIFQVEVIANKVLTVIAPSLLDKDRVVRVRAKELFGLYLAKLEEEASLQFEKGEGEGESENESSDDHTAFLQRFEQGGYFARDLADIVDKFMTGLSVSPEDNLDSFGSTAAYGGFSTMSGDPTETLLGSGRWATPPASSAEPAEVVPEDDDAGWDAEDSSWDSTTTTPQETKPVRSSILSRPRQPQSTTRTAATPAAKRKPSILAGARRTPPAAAAPARGEKSILSRRPAGTLTATTPAEPEEDDWDSAW; this is encoded by the coding sequence ATGAATTTCGGGtctctgttcaagaatCTGGCGAACTTCCAGTTCCCCTACACTATTGAGTCCGAGCCGTATCATTCGACGCCGCTGTGGGACCTGTACCGTGGGCAGCGGAAGAAGGACTCACACGATGTCACTGTGTTCAAGGCAAAATGCGACGGGGCCGCTGGGTCCAATTGCGACGAACTCATCATGCACGCGATGCACATGATCAAAGTTATCCGTGTTCCTGGGATTTGCCCTTTGCTCGACGTGTTCGACTCGAACGGGCCGGACGCTCTATTCATTGTGACCGAGGCGGTCACTCCCTTGAGTACTGCTCTTGGTGAAGCAGGGATCGGTGAGGCCGGATTGCTTTTGGGGTTGCACGACCTGTTCCGGCTGTTCCAAGTGCTTGAACCACTGTTTTACATCGGGAACCTGTCTTTGGAGAACCTTTTCGTCGACAAGCAGGGGAACTGGGTACTGTTCGGGCTCGAGTGCTGCTACGAGAAAGCACCCGAGAAGTTCGACCGGTTTAAGTTCAAGGACTACATCAAGATGTGGCGTGGCCTGCATGGTTTCCCCCCCGTGGCGGATGGAGCTAAATCGCTAGACCCATCGCTGATCGACGCGATCGCATTGGGCGAGCTCATTGAAGCACTGTTCGAGGCGGCAAAAGTTAGGATCCCGAGTGATTGGGGCAAGTACGTGCAGGGTCTCGCACAGGGTCGCATGACGCTCACTGGGTTCATCCAGCGCGTGGAGCAGACAGCTACGTGGCGCGGGAATCCGCTACTGCCAATCTACGAcgagttgaagttgttccaCATCAAGGACGCGCACTCGAAGTTACAGATCATGCAAAAGTTCGAACAGTACTACTTCCGCGGCGGTACGCGGTCGCTCGCTAGCCAGTTCACTCCCGGGTTCATTGGCCAACTGATCGTCCCGGAACTTGTCGAATGTCTTTCGTGGATCTTAAATCAGGAGAACGGGTTGATCGTGTTCAACCGGACGCTTGTGAAATTGTTGACCGTGGTGCTGAGCCTAGTTGTGGAGGCCCGCGAGATTTCAGAGTTATCCGAGGGGATGAAGGACATGCTGTACTTGTGTTCGAAGCTCACGGACCGGCAGATCCGGTTTGTGATGTTGATCTTCCTGCCGAGGTTACTGGAGAAGTTCCCCAAGCAATTGGACTTCAGTGGGCGGATCTTCCCCTTTTACTTGCAGGGGATGCTGGACACGGACGCTACGTTGCGGCTGCAGACTCTAAAGACGATCCCTTACATCATTGGCGAGCTGACTGAGCGacaattgaacaacgagATCTTGCGGTCGATCGCTAAGACGCAAGTGGACGCCAATGAGGAGATCCGGATGTGGACCGTGTTGACTATTGTGGAGATCTCAGACAGGTTGTCCGGTGTCAGCAACCGTGATGGTGTGCTAGCGACGATTTACACAAAGTCTCTGAGGGACCCTAGTATCAGCACGCGGCTAGCGGCGCTGTACGGTTTAAAGATGAGCATTGGGATCTTCCAAGTTGAGGTGATCGCTAACAAAGTACTCACTGTGATTGCACCTAGTCTCTTGGACAAGGACCGAGTTGTCCGTGTACGCGCGAAGGAACTGTTCGGGTTATACTTGGCGAAACTCGAGGAGGAGGCCAGTTTGCAATTTGAGAAGGGCGAGGGCGAGGGCGAAAGTGAGAATGAGAGCAGTGACGACCATACTGCGTTTCTACAGAGGTTTGAACAAGGCGGCTATTTTGCGCGGGATCTGGCAGACATTGTGGACAAGTTTATGACTGGTCTGAGTGTTTCCCCGGAAGACAACCTGGACAGTTTTGGTTCTACTGCCGCGTACGGCGGGTTCTCCACGATGTCTGGGGACCCGACGGAAACACTTCTTGGTTCAGGCCGGTGGGCGACGCCACCTGCCAGTTCAGCGGAGCCCGCTGAGGTAGTACCAGAGGACGATGACGCCGGGTGGGACGCAGAGGACTCCTCCTGGGACagtaccaccaccaccccGCAAGAGACGAAGCCCGTACGGTCCTCCATCCTGAGCAGACCGCGGCAACCGCAGTCCACGACGAGAACGGCTGCGACACCGGCCGCGAAGCGCAAGCCCAGCATCCTGGCAGGGGCCAGGCGGACGCCGCCCGCAGCAGCGGCCCCTGCCAGGGGGGAGAAATCGATTCTGAGCCGGCGCCCAGCGGGGACCCTCACTGCCACCACCCCAGCGGAACCAGAAGAGGACGACTGGGACTCCGCGTGGTGA